One Helianthus annuus cultivar XRQ/B chromosome 7, HanXRQr2.0-SUNRISE, whole genome shotgun sequence genomic region harbors:
- the LOC110867855 gene encoding cysteine-rich repeat secretory protein 38 has translation MLLILLLLILPGSGHGQCSTANTTFQKNQQILVNLLIKNAPLQHGFYNSSVGNNSDKVYGASQCKANISSNHCASCLNSSLGSYNGCPEFPEVEFVSSFCTTKIYNKNIIGVWTNHTTAKYPIQALDDPLVFSKGFSMMQDLASTVPYQPLMFQAAEMDVGIYGKRYGLAQCGRDLSMLNCRYCLEDRLFRYRSFVQNRTRWEILGYSCSMWYSNVSDTDKNLNASVAEITPSALPSPSDNQVLPPGSVTSGAKRCHGGMWIGTNIWIIALTKLLLATQVFHLS, from the exons ATGTTATTGATTTTACTGTTGTTGATTTTGCCAGGTTCTGGCCATGGCCAATGCTCTACTGCAAACACCACCTTCCAAAAAAACCAGCAAATCCTTGTAAATTTGCTTATCAAAAATGCCCCTCTTCAACATGGATTCTATAACTCAAGTGTTGGGAATAACTCAGATAAAGTCTATGGTGCCTCTCAATGCAAAGCTAATATATCTTCAAATCATTGTGCCAGCTGTTTAAATTCATCCTTGGGTTCCTATAATGGATGTCCTGAATTCCCGGAAGTAGAATTTGTATCCAGTTTCTGCACTACAAAGATCTACAATAAGAATATTATTGGAGTATGGACCAACCACACAACTGCTAAATACCCAATTCAAGCATTGGACGATCCATTAGTATTTTCGAAAGGGTTTTCGATGATGCAAGATTTAGCAAGCACTGTTCCTTATCAACCATTGATGTTCCAAGCAGCTGAAATGGATGTTGGGATTTATGGGAAGAGGTATGGTTTGGCTCAGTGTGGACGAGATTTGAGTATGCTAAATTGTAGATATTGCTTGGAGGATAGATTATTCCGATATAGATCGTTTGTCCAGAATAGAACTCGATGGGAAATTCTAGGGTATAGTTGCAGCATGTGGTATTCTAACGTTTCTGACACTGATAAGAATCTAAACGCGAGTGTGGCCGAGATCACCCCTTCAGCTTTGCCTTCGCCTTCTGACAACCAAGTTCTTCCACCTGGAAGTGTTACATCAG GAGCTAAAAGATGCCATGGAGGAATGTGGATTGGAACCAACATCTGGATCATTGCTTTAACAAAACTATTATTAGCAACTCAAGTTTTTCATTTGTCATGA